From the genome of Dehalococcoidales bacterium:
CCACAATAACTGCCCAAGCAATAGCTGTCCACATATCGCCCTCCTAGCGCACGGTATTACAAATTTCTTGGGTATCTTCGGCAGATTTTGCATATATGGTTTCTGTTTTCATATAGTCAAAGCTTGTATTATTGCCCGCAGTTTTTGAAACCCTTGCGACTAACGTTCCGTCTGCCAACGCTTCAATTTCCATAGCGAAAGGTTTATTCGCCGGGCTTACAACTTCAACCGTAATGGGGCCTTTATTGCTGCCTAAAACCTTATCCGATCCGTCAAGTGGCAACAAAAAACTTTGGTCGTCAACAGTTACAGTAGCGACGGGTTCATTTAACGCCTTACCGCTGATATCGGCCGCGCTGACCGTGCCGCCTATTGAGCCTATCAAAATTATTGCTGTTACAAGAATAACGGATAGCGATTTACCAAGCATTTTATTCATTTCAACTCCTCCTTTTGCCAAATACGGGAGATTATTGATTGACTTGGCTTTTTTTACTTTTACGCCGCAAACCGGAAAATCCCGTCTACAACGCAATTACACGTCTGCTTTGCGCTTCGTTTACAGTGTTTCTTTATCAATCCAGGCCAAATAATCGGGGTTACCGCCGATAATCGGCAGGGCAATTATTTCGGGGACTTCATTGGAGTGAATCTCTTTGACAATACGGATTATTTCTTCTAAAAAGGAAGTTTTGGCTTTAACAATAAGCAGGCTTTCGTCTGTCGATTCAATATTACCTTCCCAGCGGAAAAGCGAATGTACCCCGTCAACGATATTAACGCAGGCTGCTTTTCCTTCTTCCACCAGGACTTTTGAGATAAGATCGGCCTCTTCACCGGCTGAAGCGGTAATAAAGATAACTGCATATTCGGAGTTTGGCATCGCCACCTCCTTATTGGATATTTAAACTGCGGCAAGCATCCTGTTAACTGCGCCGACAGCTCTGAGCCTGATATCTTCGGGGACTTTAACCTCGGGCGTTAAGGTTTCCAAAGAGCGGAGAACCTTTTCAACGGTAATCAGCTTCATATTTCGGCAAACGGCATTTTGTGAAATGGGAATAAATAATTTTTGCGGGTTTTCTTTTTGCATACGATGAATAATACCGATTTCGGTCACCACTATCATTTGCCTAACCTCAGGATGCGCGGCATAGCGGCACATACCGCCGGTACTTAAAACCTCATCGGCAAGCGCAGTTACCTCCGGACGGCATTCGGGGTGTACCACCACCTTGGCCTCCGGATATTCTTGTTTCAATTTGAGAACATCTTCGGCCTTAATATCCGCATGAACCGGACAATAGCCGGGCCAAAAGGTATATTTTTTATTCGGAACCTGTGATGCCA
Proteins encoded in this window:
- the cutA gene encoding divalent-cation tolerance protein CutA, translating into MPNSEYAVIFITASAGEEADLISKVLVEEGKAACVNIVDGVHSLFRWEGNIESTDESLLIVKAKTSFLEEIIRIVKEIHSNEVPEIIALPIIGGNPDYLAWIDKETL